A single window of Falco rusticolus isolate bFalRus1 chromosome 6, bFalRus1.pri, whole genome shotgun sequence DNA harbors:
- the NUP43 gene encoding nucleoporin Nup43 isoform X2, with product MDMQFLDQERIVVASSTGTVTVFHHHQNNQTLSANHQWEKAHYHVDQNTSCGGAACTGVICNNPEIVTVGEDGRINLFRADQKNAVRTIDNADSSTLHAVTFLRTTEILTVNSIGQLKIWDLRQQKNEPSHIFSLTGDRVPLHCVDRHPSQQHIVATGGQDGMLSVWDIRHGTMPVSLLNAHEAEMWEVHFHPSNPDHLFTCSEDGSLWHWDTSTDVSEKPSFLHQGGRSATCFSHNIINQSVVSAWLSNDPTKDRMEITNLIPNQTLSVNSLDILGPCLVYGTDAEAIYVNRQLFA from the exons ATGGACATGCAG TTTTTGGATCAAGAGAGAATCGTGGTTGCCTCATCAACAGGAACTGTAACTGTATTCCATCATCATCAAAATAACCAA ACTTTATCTGCCAACCATCAGTGGGAGAAAGCCCATTATCATGTGGATCAAAACACATCTTGTGGTGGAGCAGCATGTACCGGAGTCATCTGCAACAACCCAGAAATTGTCACTGTTGGAGAAGATGGTAGAATAAATCTCTTCAGAGCTGATCAAAAGAACGCAGTACGAACTATAG ACAATGCAGACAGCAGTACACTCCATGCAGTGACTTTCCTTCGCACAACTGAGATCTTGACAGTAAATTCAATTGGACAGTTAAAAATATGGGACCtcagacagcaaaaaaatgagCCATCtcatatattttcttt GACAGGTGACAGAGTTCCACTACACTGTGTGGACAGGCATCCCAGTCAGCAGCATATTGTGGCCACAGGGGGCCAGGATGGGATGCTGAGTGTATGGGACATCAGGCATGGTACTATGCCGGTGTCCCTGCTAAATGCTCACGAAGCAGAAA TGTGGGAAGTCCACTTCCATCCCTCCAACCCTGATCACTTATTTACATGTTCTGAAGATGGATCTCTTTGGCACTGGGATACTTCCACAGATGTATCTGAAAAACCGTCTTTTCTTCATCAAG GAGGAAGAAGTGCTACCTGTTTTTCCCACAATATCATTAACCAGTCTGTAGTAAGTGCCTGGCTAAGCAACGATCCTACCAAAGACCGCATGGAAATCACCAACTTAATTCCAAATCAGACTCTGTCTGTGAATAGTTTAGATATTCTAGGACCGTGCCTAGTATATGGTACTGATGCAGAGGCTATTTATGTGAACAGACAACTTTTTGCATGA
- the NUP43 gene encoding nucleoporin Nup43 isoform X1, which yields MEEVCAKFVSQKISKTRWRPLPAAALQPPELFATGSWDNEDNRISIWSVGDLGNVGLNGEYQGEPQLLCDIRHDGDVMDMQFLDQERIVVASSTGTVTVFHHHQNNQTLSANHQWEKAHYHVDQNTSCGGAACTGVICNNPEIVTVGEDGRINLFRADQKNAVRTIDNADSSTLHAVTFLRTTEILTVNSIGQLKIWDLRQQKNEPSHIFSLTGDRVPLHCVDRHPSQQHIVATGGQDGMLSVWDIRHGTMPVSLLNAHEAEMWEVHFHPSNPDHLFTCSEDGSLWHWDTSTDVSEKPSFLHQGGRSATCFSHNIINQSVVSAWLSNDPTKDRMEITNLIPNQTLSVNSLDILGPCLVYGTDAEAIYVNRQLFA from the exons aTGGAGGAGGTGTGCGCCAAGTTCGTGTCGCAGAAGATCAGCAAGACGCGCTGGCGGCCCCTGCCCGCCGCTGCGCTCCAGCCGCCCGAGCTCTTCGCCACCGGCTCCTGGGACAACGAG GATAACAGGATCTCTATTTGGTCTGTTGGAGACCTTGGAAATGTGGGCCTCAATGGTGAATATCAAGGAGAACCTCAGCTGCTGTGTGACATCAGGCACGATGGTGATGTTATGGACATGCAG TTTTTGGATCAAGAGAGAATCGTGGTTGCCTCATCAACAGGAACTGTAACTGTATTCCATCATCATCAAAATAACCAA ACTTTATCTGCCAACCATCAGTGGGAGAAAGCCCATTATCATGTGGATCAAAACACATCTTGTGGTGGAGCAGCATGTACCGGAGTCATCTGCAACAACCCAGAAATTGTCACTGTTGGAGAAGATGGTAGAATAAATCTCTTCAGAGCTGATCAAAAGAACGCAGTACGAACTATAG ACAATGCAGACAGCAGTACACTCCATGCAGTGACTTTCCTTCGCACAACTGAGATCTTGACAGTAAATTCAATTGGACAGTTAAAAATATGGGACCtcagacagcaaaaaaatgagCCATCtcatatattttcttt GACAGGTGACAGAGTTCCACTACACTGTGTGGACAGGCATCCCAGTCAGCAGCATATTGTGGCCACAGGGGGCCAGGATGGGATGCTGAGTGTATGGGACATCAGGCATGGTACTATGCCGGTGTCCCTGCTAAATGCTCACGAAGCAGAAA TGTGGGAAGTCCACTTCCATCCCTCCAACCCTGATCACTTATTTACATGTTCTGAAGATGGATCTCTTTGGCACTGGGATACTTCCACAGATGTATCTGAAAAACCGTCTTTTCTTCATCAAG GAGGAAGAAGTGCTACCTGTTTTTCCCACAATATCATTAACCAGTCTGTAGTAAGTGCCTGGCTAAGCAACGATCCTACCAAAGACCGCATGGAAATCACCAACTTAATTCCAAATCAGACTCTGTCTGTGAATAGTTTAGATATTCTAGGACCGTGCCTAGTATATGGTACTGATGCAGAGGCTATTTATGTGAACAGACAACTTTTTGCATGA